One part of the Tunicatimonas pelagia genome encodes these proteins:
- a CDS encoding IS701 family transposase, with protein MTKDQYTMFRLPIEFLRLIIPYKILFSKSVFKLAVSLLSGAMLATGKRTVTSALRIVGLGEERNFPKYHRVLSLSKWSARKASGILLRQLLNCFLPEGAVVVGIDETLERRWGPKIKARGIYRDSVRSSRSHWVKASGLRWMSVMLLVPMSWAKRVWALPFLTALAPSERYHQQQGKPHKKLTDWARQMLLQVKRWLPDRKVIAIGDSSYAAIELLSALQGQVGMIVPLPLDAALYEPALPRRTGQRGRPRKKGKRLPTLQTYLHDSHLSWQKIVVSQWYGKKQRVLEVASATAVWYYSGKPVVPLRWVLIRDPEGALQPMALLCTDQALSAKDIVTYFVRRWSVEVTFQEARAHLGVETQRQWSDLAIARTTPVLLALFAIVTLLAERLQQQEKLPIATTAWYRKKQPTFSDALACVRRHLWRKSNFYMSPKDTDMVKIPKAQLMLWQQTIAWPA; from the coding sequence ATGACCAAAGATCAGTATACTATGTTTCGTCTTCCGATTGAGTTCTTGCGATTAATAATACCCTACAAGATACTATTTTCCAAATCGGTATTCAAGCTTGCGGTTTCTTTGCTCAGTGGGGCTATGTTGGCCACGGGCAAACGTACCGTCACCTCAGCACTGCGTATTGTTGGTTTAGGGGAAGAGCGTAACTTTCCCAAGTATCATCGGGTACTGAGCCTATCCAAATGGTCTGCCCGAAAAGCTTCTGGTATACTACTTAGACAACTGCTGAACTGTTTTCTACCCGAAGGTGCGGTAGTAGTTGGCATAGATGAGACGCTGGAACGCCGCTGGGGTCCTAAGATCAAAGCCCGTGGCATTTATCGGGACAGTGTTCGCAGTAGTCGGTCTCATTGGGTGAAAGCTAGTGGTCTACGTTGGATGAGTGTGATGCTATTAGTGCCCATGAGTTGGGCCAAGCGCGTCTGGGCGTTGCCCTTTTTAACAGCCTTAGCCCCTTCGGAACGCTACCATCAACAGCAGGGCAAACCGCACAAAAAGCTTACTGACTGGGCCCGACAGATGCTTTTACAAGTGAAACGGTGGTTACCTGACCGAAAGGTAATTGCCATAGGGGACAGTAGTTATGCGGCAATAGAGCTGTTAAGCGCACTGCAAGGGCAAGTGGGCATGATTGTTCCCTTACCGTTAGATGCTGCTCTGTATGAACCCGCACTACCTCGGCGAACTGGTCAGCGAGGCCGCCCCCGCAAGAAGGGAAAGCGTTTACCTACCTTGCAGACCTATCTGCACGATAGCCATCTGTCTTGGCAGAAGATTGTTGTCTCGCAGTGGTACGGTAAGAAGCAACGTGTGCTGGAAGTGGCCTCAGCTACCGCCGTATGGTACTATAGCGGTAAACCGGTAGTGCCTCTTCGTTGGGTATTGATTCGCGATCCGGAAGGGGCACTCCAACCAATGGCACTGCTCTGTACCGACCAAGCGTTGTCGGCCAAAGATATCGTCACTTACTTTGTGAGACGTTGGTCAGTAGAAGTAACCTTTCAAGAAGCACGGGCCCATCTGGGGGTAGAAACGCAACGCCAATGGTCTGACTTGGCTATTGCCCGTACCACTCCGGTGCTCTTAGCACTCTTCGCTATAGTTACCCTGTTAGCAGAACGGCTACAGCAACAAGAAAAGCTGCCCATAGCTACCACTGCTTGGTATCGCAAGAAGCAGCCAACCTTTAGTGACGCATTAGCTTGCGTGAGGCGGCATTTGTGGCGAAAAAGCAATTTTTACATGTCCCCTAAAGATACCGATATGGTGAAAATACCCAAAGCTCAGCTTATGCTATGGCAGCAAACTATCGCTTGGCCCGCTTAG
- a CDS encoding FecR family protein yields MDYTNFDVEDFVDDTYFRRWVLRPDTTSEQFWYNWQQQHPDKAKVIAQARQIVTSIPVVRYQLPQSDRTQIWNQIQNVTATPSNSHSLYRSTYLRWAAAIALLIVTTVALLVWQSSHSNQLYYTTTYGEQQVVTLPDSSIVILNANSSLRLPDGGFEHEIRELWLEGEAFFRVRKEIGNPSISDTALRKFIVHTADADVEVLGTEFNVRSRDDITQVVLNSGKVKVNIARDSIMMKPGDLVEVDLEKQEVVQRMVDPKVHSAWKENKLICNGMPVEEIAEMLRDTYGLHIVFADTSLASTRVYGTFPTENIDVFLLLLAESTEATLRRKDNQVVLE; encoded by the coding sequence ATGGACTATACTAACTTCGACGTAGAAGATTTTGTTGATGATACTTACTTTCGGCGTTGGGTGCTGCGCCCCGACACGACAAGCGAACAGTTCTGGTACAACTGGCAACAACAGCATCCTGACAAAGCAAAAGTAATAGCACAGGCCCGTCAGATTGTCACTTCAATCCCAGTAGTTCGGTACCAACTACCCCAATCAGATCGAACGCAAATTTGGAATCAAATTCAAAACGTTACGGCGACTCCTTCAAATTCTCATTCGTTGTACCGGTCAACCTATCTTCGCTGGGCCGCAGCTATAGCATTGCTAATAGTTACCACAGTCGCTTTACTGGTATGGCAGTCAAGCCATAGCAACCAGCTTTATTATACTACCACCTACGGGGAACAGCAAGTGGTTACTTTACCCGATAGCTCCATAGTTATACTGAATGCCAATTCGTCTTTAAGGCTGCCTGATGGTGGATTCGAGCACGAAATACGGGAGTTATGGTTGGAGGGAGAAGCTTTCTTTAGAGTACGTAAAGAAATAGGTAATCCATCAATTTCTGATACTGCTTTGCGTAAATTCATCGTACATACTGCCGATGCTGATGTGGAGGTACTAGGAACGGAATTTAATGTCCGAAGCCGAGACGATATCACGCAAGTAGTACTTAACTCCGGAAAGGTAAAAGTGAATATAGCCCGCGATAGCATTATGATGAAGCCAGGCGATTTAGTAGAAGTCGACTTAGAAAAGCAAGAGGTGGTGCAGCGTATGGTTGATCCGAAAGTGCATTCTGCCTGGAAAGAAAATAAACTGATTTGTAACGGTATGCCCGTTGAGGAGATAGCGGAGATGTTGCGAGATACCTACGGATTACATATCGTATTTGCAGATACTTCACTGGCTTCTACCAGGGTATACGGCACATTTCCTACCGAAAACATCGATGTTTTCTTGCTGCTGTTAGCCGAATCTACTGAAGCGACATTAAGGCGCAAGGATAATCAAGTAGTTCTAGAATAA
- a CDS encoding leucine-rich repeat domain-containing protein, producing MNYLLIRLLILLGLGFFLRPFPVWADQVPDATERAALEALYRATQGDQWYDNTHWLSARPLGDWYGVTVRNGDVVALSLGFNDLVGELPIELYQLTALEELDLNDNYLRGTLDEAIGQLAQLQVLELSVNQLHGPLPQAIGQLRQLEILLLSVNNLEGEIPSSWRNLTQLRELDLISNLISGSVPAFLGQLTTLEGLWLRGNQFSGTVPAALGSLLNLTDLELGENLLEGPIPEAVLQLPSLEYVGLEFNQFSGTSPYFTSPFLRKLTFYDNQYHTLADYSIHPQASQLSMNVRNNALDFADVLPIIQAGQIRPTGFIHFPQDSLPTYFQAATYTYSVEVGGTGNQFQWLKNGQPVAGGTAAELVLSQATYRVEDTYQCEVTHPQAPFLTLMSQARPQVAGQYYAIADGRWSEAIWAREADGDPVDTFPQQGAEVFIIGHQVTVDEPLTTGSVHVIVDQAPASLVVDGAELTLHGTLELTKQTEGFPGHVKVINEGTIVPLAPNP from the coding sequence ATGAACTACCTACTCATCCGTCTTCTCATACTCTTGGGACTGGGATTCTTCCTAAGACCATTTCCGGTTTGGGCCGATCAGGTACCCGATGCTACGGAACGGGCCGCCTTAGAAGCCCTTTACCGCGCTACGCAGGGCGATCAATGGTACGATAACACCCACTGGCTCAGTGCCCGCCCGTTAGGTGACTGGTACGGGGTCACGGTCCGCAATGGTGATGTGGTGGCTCTGTCCCTAGGTTTTAATGACCTGGTCGGGGAACTACCCATTGAACTCTATCAGCTTACTGCCTTAGAAGAGCTTGATCTCAACGATAATTACCTACGGGGGACCCTGGACGAAGCCATCGGCCAATTGGCTCAATTGCAGGTACTCGAGCTGTCGGTCAATCAGCTTCATGGCCCTTTGCCCCAAGCGATCGGACAGCTTAGACAGTTAGAAATCCTACTGCTATCCGTTAATAACTTGGAAGGTGAAATTCCCTCTTCCTGGCGTAACCTTACCCAGCTACGCGAACTGGACTTAATAAGTAACCTGATTAGCGGCTCAGTCCCAGCGTTTTTAGGCCAACTAACTACGTTGGAAGGACTCTGGCTGAGGGGTAACCAGTTTTCTGGTACTGTGCCCGCTGCATTGGGTAGCCTGTTGAACCTGACAGATTTAGAATTGGGGGAAAACCTGCTGGAAGGGCCTATTCCCGAAGCCGTGCTTCAACTGCCTTCCCTGGAATACGTTGGCTTAGAATTCAATCAGTTTAGCGGCACCTCACCTTACTTTACCTCTCCTTTCCTCCGGAAGCTTACCTTCTATGACAACCAATACCACACCTTAGCTGACTATAGCATCCACCCCCAGGCCAGTCAACTATCGATGAATGTTCGCAACAATGCGCTAGACTTTGCTGATGTGCTGCCTATTATCCAAGCTGGCCAAATCCGTCCTACCGGGTTCATCCACTTTCCTCAGGATTCGTTGCCTACCTACTTTCAGGCAGCTACCTATACCTACTCAGTGGAAGTGGGGGGCACGGGTAACCAGTTCCAGTGGCTCAAGAACGGACAGCCGGTGGCGGGGGGTACTGCTGCCGAGTTGGTACTCTCCCAGGCTACGTACCGGGTAGAAGATACCTACCAGTGCGAAGTCACCCACCCCCAGGCCCCTTTCCTGACCTTAATGAGCCAAGCCCGCCCCCAGGTAGCGGGGCAGTACTACGCCATTGCTGATGGACGGTGGTCGGAAGCAATTTGGGCGCGGGAAGCCGATGGTGATCCAGTGGATACCTTCCCCCAGCAAGGGGCAGAGGTCTTTATTATTGGCCACCAGGTAACGGTAGACGAGCCGTTGACCACCGGCAGCGTCCACGTGATTGTCGACCAGGCCCCCGCCTCACTGGTGGTAGATGGGGCTGAACTGACCCTACACGGCACCCTGGAACTGACCAAGCAGACCGAGGGCTTTCCCGGTCATGTCAAAGTTATCAATGAGGGAACGATTGTCCCACTGGCGCCTAATCCTTAA
- a CDS encoding SusC/RagA family TonB-linked outer membrane protein, whose protein sequence is MTRWLLAGGFLLSSYVVFAQQLAYQGSQPRTTNQPENLQPLKQVLLSFEDMYQVSILFSDKSVGDKVVNANQVVEGDLPNSLKKLLKPLALTYREVNPDVYIIRSVQDERQRIRKVEKNTPQFYQKVDATSMSMLTAPQVGRVDSQMRYIEKTITGRVTDLTDDTALPGVNIIAKGTTVGTVTDVEGNYQITVSDDTEILVFSSVGYEAEEVAIGSQTVIDIALAPNIQSLQEVVVIGYGTREKKDLTGAISTIDEKAIQETQSLTPEIAMQGRMPGVFVSNPGGDPNARPEIRIRGISSFNNNDPLFVIDGVPITEFGASGISATTSADRAQDFRGPVNIMNMINPADIESISVLKDASAAAIYGSRAANGVILITTKSGSLGKPKVSFQASYGVKNLIDTYDVLNTQQQLSLVTDAYNNVDQPLPDYLTPGSNNFLGNSPTSDWQGALINDNAVTQNYSMNVSGGNEFSNYYAAVAYSNEEGTLNFEETDRYTVTLNSDHELKSWLTIGQTARLAYLDVLENRSDDLRNMAIAPAWQPLLLEDGSPAPIGDGSSDGVFYGTQTAANPIGRARNQEFSYEYWRFLGSGYVEIKPLEGLRIRGSLSYDWYQQSRYQYIDFDRRFFRTGGETVGDSYEERNSRNKNLLAEVTVNYNRSFGDHNIDILLNASEQKILAEGSAARNQNLPNDSRREEFQYVQAGDDIQVLGWRDESGLVGYVGRLSYNYQSKYYLDAAVRRDASSNFSEENRWGTFPSISAAWRLSAEPFMSNANFITDLKLRGGWGQLGNQNVRPFSYIAVVSANPFYSTGSSNGDSRGNLNRASFISNFPIENLTWEATTTTSIGFESVLFDNLLTLGAEYYHRRTEDILQDVQLPQLTGVSQDIPLNIGEMVNQGIELDFSINKKINDLMLTVGGNLTTVNNEVIRRYEGIPLTEGSERVEEGQSFRYIFGYKTNGIYQNQGDVEEDNQQYVDPRPIAPGDVRFQNINTSNSDGTITQGTPDGLLNEADRTFLGKTVAGYYYGFNIGANYRNFDLSIFFRGVGDVQRVNSIRQSAEAMTNEHNQLTTVLGRWTPSNPSNSMPRAAFSDPAGNNRISDRWVEDAGFLRLQNIRLGYNVQPTSLEKIGFSTLRVYAGLDNLFVISDYSGVDPENDRNPPPRTFLVGINASF, encoded by the coding sequence ATGACGCGATGGTTGCTTGCAGGCGGTTTCCTGCTAAGTAGCTATGTGGTATTCGCTCAGCAGTTGGCCTACCAAGGTAGCCAACCCAGAACTACCAATCAGCCAGAAAACCTTCAACCACTAAAGCAGGTGCTTTTGTCCTTCGAGGATATGTATCAGGTAAGTATCTTATTTAGTGATAAAAGCGTAGGAGATAAGGTGGTAAATGCTAACCAAGTTGTTGAGGGAGATTTGCCAAACTCTCTAAAAAAATTACTGAAGCCTTTAGCGCTTACCTATCGGGAAGTTAATCCTGATGTGTACATCATTAGGTCAGTGCAGGACGAGAGACAGAGGATTAGAAAGGTAGAAAAAAACACTCCTCAATTCTACCAAAAAGTAGATGCGACTTCCATGAGTATGCTTACGGCACCACAGGTAGGGCGGGTAGATAGCCAAATGCGCTACATTGAAAAAACTATTACTGGTCGGGTTACCGATCTAACTGACGACACTGCCCTTCCCGGAGTTAATATTATAGCAAAAGGTACTACTGTCGGGACGGTCACCGATGTAGAAGGTAATTACCAAATTACAGTGTCTGATGATACCGAAATCCTGGTGTTTTCCTCAGTAGGCTATGAGGCAGAAGAGGTGGCCATAGGTAGCCAAACTGTAATTGATATTGCGCTCGCCCCCAATATACAGAGTCTACAGGAAGTCGTTGTGATTGGCTACGGTACGCGTGAGAAAAAGGATCTTACTGGTGCTATTTCTACTATTGATGAAAAGGCTATTCAAGAAACCCAAAGTCTGACTCCTGAGATAGCTATGCAAGGGCGAATGCCAGGTGTATTTGTTTCCAATCCGGGTGGCGACCCTAATGCAAGGCCTGAAATTAGAATCCGAGGGATTAGTTCGTTCAACAACAATGATCCATTGTTTGTGATTGACGGAGTACCTATTACCGAGTTTGGTGCCAGCGGCATTTCCGCTACAACTTCAGCAGACAGAGCACAAGATTTTCGGGGTCCTGTCAACATTATGAACATGATCAACCCAGCCGATATTGAGTCTATCTCGGTATTGAAAGATGCCTCGGCGGCGGCAATTTATGGTTCTCGAGCGGCTAATGGGGTAATTCTGATCACTACCAAATCGGGATCGTTAGGTAAACCGAAAGTATCATTTCAAGCATCCTACGGGGTGAAAAATCTAATTGATACCTACGATGTCTTGAATACTCAGCAGCAATTATCGCTGGTAACAGATGCTTACAATAATGTAGACCAACCGTTACCAGATTATTTAACCCCTGGCAGCAACAACTTTCTGGGTAATTCCCCTACTTCAGATTGGCAAGGAGCATTGATCAATGACAATGCGGTTACTCAAAATTATAGTATGAATGTTTCGGGTGGTAATGAGTTTTCCAACTACTATGCCGCGGTAGCTTATTCTAACGAAGAAGGTACGCTGAACTTTGAGGAAACAGACCGGTATACGGTTACTTTGAACTCAGATCACGAGCTAAAATCTTGGCTTACCATTGGTCAGACGGCCCGCTTGGCCTACTTGGATGTTCTCGAAAACCGATCGGATGATCTGCGGAACATGGCAATTGCGCCAGCTTGGCAGCCTCTGTTGTTGGAAGACGGATCACCCGCTCCCATTGGCGACGGCAGTAGCGATGGCGTATTTTATGGTACTCAAACTGCTGCTAACCCTATTGGAAGAGCTAGAAACCAAGAGTTCTCCTACGAGTACTGGCGGTTTCTAGGATCTGGTTACGTAGAAATCAAACCGCTCGAGGGATTGAGGATACGAGGAAGTCTTAGCTACGACTGGTACCAGCAGAGTCGCTATCAGTATATCGATTTTGACCGACGCTTCTTCCGAACGGGTGGTGAAACCGTTGGAGATTCGTACGAAGAACGTAATTCTCGTAACAAGAACTTACTAGCGGAAGTAACGGTCAACTACAATCGCTCGTTCGGTGATCATAATATCGATATATTACTGAATGCCTCGGAGCAAAAAATTCTAGCCGAAGGCTCAGCAGCCAGAAACCAAAATCTTCCCAACGATAGCCGTAGAGAAGAGTTTCAATACGTACAAGCCGGAGACGATATTCAGGTTTTAGGATGGCGCGATGAGTCAGGATTAGTAGGTTACGTGGGTCGCCTGAGCTATAACTACCAGTCAAAGTACTATCTCGATGCCGCTGTTCGCCGGGATGCTTCTTCCAACTTTAGCGAAGAGAACCGCTGGGGAACGTTTCCCTCAATCTCTGCTGCTTGGCGCTTATCCGCTGAACCTTTCATGAGTAATGCTAATTTTATCACTGACCTAAAGCTGCGCGGAGGATGGGGACAATTGGGTAATCAAAACGTTAGACCGTTCTCCTACATAGCCGTAGTAAGTGCTAATCCTTTCTATAGCACGGGTTCCAGCAATGGCGACAGTCGGGGTAATCTCAACCGAGCGTCTTTTATCTCTAACTTTCCAATTGAGAATCTGACCTGGGAGGCCACCACCACTACCTCTATTGGCTTTGAGAGCGTCTTGTTTGATAACCTTCTGACTTTAGGGGCTGAATATTATCATCGTCGTACCGAAGATATTCTTCAGGATGTACAACTTCCTCAACTAACTGGGGTAAGTCAGGATATTCCTCTTAATATTGGTGAGATGGTCAACCAAGGAATTGAGCTTGACTTTAGTATCAATAAAAAAATCAATGATTTGATGCTAACAGTAGGCGGAAACTTAACCACCGTAAACAATGAGGTAATCAGGCGCTATGAGGGAATTCCGCTTACTGAAGGCAGCGAACGGGTTGAAGAGGGACAATCTTTTCGCTATATCTTCGGCTACAAAACAAATGGCATTTACCAGAACCAAGGAGACGTAGAAGAAGATAATCAGCAGTACGTTGATCCTCGTCCTATTGCTCCGGGTGACGTTCGGTTCCAGAATATCAATACCTCTAATAGTGATGGTACGATTACTCAAGGAACGCCTGACGGTTTGCTTAACGAAGCTGACCGAACATTTCTGGGAAAGACGGTGGCCGGTTATTACTACGGGTTTAACATCGGTGCGAACTATCGTAACTTCGATCTTAGCATTTTCTTTAGAGGTGTAGGAGATGTTCAACGCGTAAATAGCATCCGCCAATCAGCTGAAGCCATGACTAATGAGCACAATCAGCTAACAACAGTACTGGGTCGGTGGACACCCAGCAATCCTTCTAATAGTATGCCCCGGGCTGCTTTTAGCGATCCTGCCGGAAACAACCGAATATCCGATCGTTGGGTAGAAGACGCCGGATTTTTGCGGCTACAAAATATTCGGCTGGGCTATAATGTGCAGCCAACTTCGCTGGAGAAGATCGGATTTTCTACCCTTCGGGTATACGCTGGCTTGGATAACTTGTTCGTTATTAGCGACTATAGTGGGGTAGACCCTGAGAATGATAGAAACCCACCCCCCCGCACGTTTTTAGTAGGAATCAACGCATCGTTTTAA
- a CDS encoding RagB/SusD family nutrient uptake outer membrane protein — MRFIKRILTIGVFVAISNSCGEDAVSLLPPEPSSDEYYQNQEEFQASVFGIYQKLQNFYAFNGNGGWIHGMWLLPDDNATMKQNNSLNNFVDIQTTNRSVVDYYGYSYELINRANVVLERIEAQGEVYEDEELRSYHRGEALFLRGYTYFNLWQFFETAPLTQSTFDGVEEATNQTNSSGMELLNVAVEDLTTAAGLLPPNWSEADLGRVTAGAANGMLGKILTYRGIIDGNVTDLTQAIEAFNRITGYTLVEDYGANFDEAQENNAESLFEVQFSRNVAENNFWLSADETAGNGDLGGLWAFFEGDNNTGGPAGRFYATQGLDDAFAEADPRISESYEADSSFHILKYVNRGNASERLGSWNNARILRYADVLLMKAWAIVESGGNLSEAIELVNQVRTRARNFGEDGNMIPADYSTAEADPNVVRQWVINERRTELAFEESHRWFDMRALYKTSRLDMTEADYNFGDPVNPGNSLGYDFDSFEIVFPLPNGEVETTALNQNDGY; from the coding sequence ATGAGATTTATAAAAAGAATTTTGACGATAGGTGTATTTGTGGCTATCAGTAATAGCTGTGGCGAAGATGCCGTGAGTCTACTGCCGCCTGAACCCTCCAGTGATGAGTACTACCAAAATCAAGAAGAATTCCAGGCTTCGGTTTTTGGAATCTATCAGAAGCTTCAAAACTTCTATGCCTTTAACGGTAACGGCGGTTGGATACACGGAATGTGGTTGCTACCTGATGATAATGCCACAATGAAGCAAAATAATTCGCTGAATAATTTTGTTGATATTCAGACAACTAACAGATCTGTCGTAGATTATTACGGCTACAGCTACGAGCTAATCAATCGGGCAAACGTAGTGCTGGAGAGAATTGAAGCGCAAGGCGAAGTATACGAAGACGAAGAACTTAGAAGTTATCATCGAGGGGAAGCCTTATTTTTACGAGGATATACCTACTTCAACCTGTGGCAGTTCTTTGAGACAGCTCCGTTAACGCAAAGTACCTTTGACGGTGTGGAAGAGGCCACTAACCAAACCAACTCGTCGGGTATGGAACTTCTGAACGTAGCAGTGGAAGACCTAACTACTGCGGCAGGATTACTACCCCCCAATTGGTCCGAAGCTGACCTTGGTCGAGTTACTGCGGGGGCTGCCAATGGAATGCTCGGCAAAATTTTGACCTACCGAGGTATTATAGATGGCAATGTGACGGATCTCACGCAAGCCATTGAAGCCTTTAATAGGATCACTGGGTATACATTGGTAGAAGACTACGGGGCAAACTTTGATGAGGCTCAGGAAAATAATGCAGAATCATTGTTTGAAGTGCAGTTCTCAAGAAATGTGGCCGAGAACAACTTCTGGTTATCAGCAGATGAAACCGCTGGTAATGGCGATTTGGGTGGTCTTTGGGCCTTTTTTGAAGGTGATAACAACACCGGTGGCCCCGCCGGTCGTTTCTACGCTACACAGGGCTTAGATGATGCCTTTGCAGAAGCTGACCCCCGAATTAGTGAATCATACGAAGCGGATTCTTCTTTCCACATACTGAAGTACGTCAACCGGGGAAATGCCAGCGAACGCTTAGGTTCTTGGAACAATGCTCGTATTTTGCGTTACGCTGATGTATTGCTGATGAAGGCTTGGGCAATTGTTGAGTCAGGAGGTAACCTAAGTGAAGCTATTGAACTTGTTAACCAAGTGCGTACACGCGCACGAAACTTTGGAGAGGACGGCAACATGATTCCTGCTGACTATAGCACTGCCGAAGCTGACCCCAATGTTGTCCGCCAGTGGGTAATTAACGAACGGCGAACAGAGCTTGCCTTTGAAGAATCGCATCGGTGGTTCGATATGCGGGCACTATACAAAACTAGTCGCTTAGACATGACTGAAGCAGACTATAACTTCGGTGATCCTGTTAATCCGGGAAATTCCTTAGGGTATGATTTTGATTCATTTGAGATTGTTTTTCCGCTTCCTAACGGCGAAGTTGAAACTACTGCATTAAATCAAAATGACGGCTATTAA
- a CDS encoding RNA polymerase sigma factor has translation MLSKHLRNEEDRDLWEDFANGSHQAFSTIYEWYSEELYSYGRHITSDNELVKDSIQDLFIDLWKRKEHLSAVHSLRFYLFKALRRIIVKKLTHQRNSIDEFSDENAQIIYPQEYFRIQQEANTERKQVLVATIKQLSKRQREVVYLLFYENLSHQEVAYLMGISIDSVYTLTWKAIKAMKRHLEQHPTLQAILRLIATCLLCQSTSI, from the coding sequence ATGTTATCTAAACACTTGAGAAATGAAGAAGATCGTGACTTATGGGAGGATTTTGCTAATGGATCGCATCAAGCCTTTTCTACTATATATGAGTGGTACAGTGAAGAACTGTACAGCTATGGGCGACACATTACCTCTGATAACGAGCTTGTAAAAGATAGCATCCAAGATCTATTTATCGATTTGTGGAAAAGAAAAGAACATTTATCCGCTGTTCATTCCTTACGATTTTATTTATTTAAAGCACTCCGCCGAATAATTGTCAAAAAACTTACTCATCAGCGAAATAGCATTGATGAATTTAGCGATGAGAACGCTCAAATTATCTATCCCCAAGAATATTTTAGAATACAACAAGAAGCGAATACTGAGCGGAAACAAGTGTTAGTAGCTACTATAAAACAGCTATCTAAACGGCAACGTGAAGTAGTATACTTACTTTTTTACGAAAATCTATCGCACCAGGAGGTAGCTTATCTGATGGGCATTTCTATTGATTCAGTATACACTCTCACCTGGAAAGCAATAAAAGCCATGAAGCGGCACCTGGAACAACATCCTACATTGCAGGCAATTCTTCGCCTTATTGCAACCTGCCTACTCTGCCAATCCACTTCTATCTAA